A section of the Brevinematales bacterium genome encodes:
- a CDS encoding FtsX-like permease family protein, whose amino-acid sequence MKKLWSAISNGFLEIRYHVMRSILSVVGIILGVMNLTAMFSIVKGTEVANRTFIESLGSQDMVQVSVDWHKVRDLGASALKQYRLTLTDMENIKKYASTVKAVGVEISLNEMTQYKDKNKSYRTLGVSPSTFPMNKYIVVNGRPINEYDMQNAARVCVLGSTVATELFGDTDPIGKVIKIRNDYFQVIGVLTEYGATLSKGPGSSPKKSKSSGKNNNPLEWKNVRILIPVTTALDRFIGQDTSQNWLSIFVQSKSVETVTATMDEVMNIMLKTHNDQDIYSVGSVQEWMSNMEEFTAIWNIVLGVVAGISLMVGGIGIMNVMLASFRERMREIGIRKAIGASNVDIFLLFIVETIVICIIGGFIGLGFGYVVSMTALTAMLQGSFGAKPEFSFDAGVVAMAFSMFVGMLSGLYPAIKAAKLPPVEALRYE is encoded by the coding sequence ATGAAGAAACTCTGGAGCGCAATATCCAACGGTTTCCTCGAAATCCGGTATCATGTCATGCGCTCGATCCTCTCGGTGGTAGGCATTATCCTCGGGGTAATGAACCTGACGGCGATGTTCTCTATCGTGAAAGGCACCGAAGTCGCGAACAGGACGTTCATCGAATCCCTCGGATCGCAGGATATGGTGCAGGTTTCCGTCGATTGGCATAAAGTCCGCGACCTCGGCGCATCCGCGCTGAAGCAGTACCGCCTGACGCTGACCGATATGGAGAATATCAAGAAATACGCCTCCACCGTGAAAGCGGTAGGCGTCGAAATAAGCCTGAACGAGATGACGCAGTACAAGGATAAAAACAAGTCATACCGGACGTTAGGCGTATCGCCGTCCACTTTCCCCATGAATAAATATATCGTGGTCAACGGGCGTCCGATCAACGAATACGATATGCAGAACGCCGCCCGCGTATGCGTGCTGGGCTCTACCGTCGCGACCGAATTATTCGGCGATACCGACCCGATCGGAAAGGTGATCAAAATCAGGAACGATTATTTCCAGGTGATCGGGGTGCTGACCGAGTACGGCGCGACATTATCGAAAGGCCCGGGCTCCTCGCCTAAGAAGTCGAAATCGTCCGGTAAGAACAATAACCCTTTGGAATGGAAAAACGTCCGCATACTGATTCCTGTCACCACCGCGCTCGACCGTTTTATCGGGCAGGATACCTCCCAGAACTGGTTGTCCATCTTCGTCCAGTCTAAATCGGTCGAGACGGTGACCGCTACGATGGACGAGGTAATGAATATTATGCTCAAGACGCATAACGATCAGGATATTTACTCGGTCGGTTCCGTGCAGGAGTGGATGAGCAATATGGAAGAGTTTACCGCGATATGGAATATCGTGCTCGGAGTGGTCGCGGGGATTTCGCTGATGGTGGGCGGTATCGGTATTATGAACGTCATGCTGGCGTCGTTCCGCGAACGGATGCGGGAAATCGGTATCCGAAAGGCCATCGGCGCGAGCAACGTGGATATCTTCCTCCTCTTTATCGTCGAGACAATCGTCATCTGTATTATCGGCGGATTTATCGGGCTCGGATTCGGGTATGTGGTCAGTATGACCGCGTTGACCGCGATGCTTCAGGGCTCGTTCGGCGCGAAGCCGGAGTTCTCGTTCGACGCGGGAGTGGTCGCAATGGCTTTCTCGATGTTCGTCGGTATGTTGTCGGGGCTTTATCCCGCTATCAAGGCGGCAAAACTTCCGCCGGTGGAGGCGTTACGCTATGAATAA
- a CDS encoding diacylglycerol kinase family lipid kinase: protein MSIPEGKWAFIDNPVAGSGFGGRYLPLVREEIKRYHPGADIFTTEYHGHAIGLTAELVRKGYTHIIAVGGDGTVNEIVQSLVGHPEVIFGVVSAGSGNDFIHALGFPERFTEEDWQTLFQARTTRLDMGKCNDRYFINTIGIGFDAQVATDFNKMKIRNGKIRYWIALIKNLFGFKPVRLKIASGEYSTGDNMFMISIGNGRSSGGGFTLLQEALVNDGLLDASIFLGNRQGIFRRLALLTKVLKGTHAQDSTVTQFRSTSITVETEHPVPLHIDGELFMETRLEISIIPASVNVIYHPGRPNYLKI from the coding sequence GTGTCGATACCTGAGGGTAAGTGGGCCTTTATCGATAATCCGGTGGCGGGCAGCGGTTTTGGGGGGCGTTATCTCCCGTTAGTCCGCGAAGAGATCAAGCGTTACCATCCCGGAGCGGATATTTTTACCACTGAGTACCACGGGCACGCCATCGGGCTTACCGCCGAACTCGTCCGAAAGGGATATACCCATATTATCGCGGTCGGCGGGGACGGGACTGTCAACGAGATCGTGCAAAGTCTCGTAGGGCATCCCGAAGTGATATTCGGGGTAGTTTCCGCGGGTTCCGGCAACGACTTTATTCACGCGCTGGGATTCCCGGAGCGTTTTACCGAAGAGGACTGGCAGACCCTTTTTCAGGCGCGCACCACCCGTCTCGACATGGGGAAATGCAACGACCGCTACTTTATCAATACGATAGGGATAGGTTTCGATGCGCAGGTGGCGACCGATTTTAATAAAATGAAGATCCGTAACGGGAAAATCCGTTACTGGATCGCGCTAATCAAGAACCTGTTCGGCTTCAAGCCCGTGCGGCTGAAAATCGCCTCAGGGGAATACTCCACCGGGGACAATATGTTTATGATCAGCATCGGGAACGGGCGTTCGAGCGGGGGCGGGTTCACGTTACTTCAGGAAGCGTTGGTAAACGACGGACTGTTGGACGCGAGTATCTTCCTCGGGAACCGGCAGGGTATTTTCCGGCGGTTGGCTCTGCTGACTAAAGTGCTCAAGGGCACACATGCCCAGGACTCCACGGTTACGCAGTTCCGTTCTACCAGTATCACGGTAGAGACGGAACACCCGGTTCCGTTACATATAGACGGGGAGCTTTTCATGGAAACCCGTCTGGAGATTTCGATTATCCCGGCGTCGGTGAACGTGATTTATCACCCCGGCCGTCCGAACTATCTAAAGATATAA
- a CDS encoding ISL3 family transposase, giving the protein MQNKLFEMALGITEPYFVKDIEFDADKKKLDIHIDFRKGAMFTITGKNGEAVQAKAYDTVDKTWRHLNFFEHECYLHARVPRIKYDDGIKQVKMPWEGMSNGFTLLFEALLLQLCMGMPVYKASKITGASDDKIWKMLERYVLAYLKQSDYSDVTAVGIDETSQKKHHDYITLFVDLIRRRTLFIADGKGSGTVEEFISMLEQQNGKAENISQVSCDMSPAFIKGVRENLPEAEVTFDRFHVMKIINDAVDRVRRLEVRTDPNLKGMKYVFLKNNENLTPGDLDKLDKIRFAECGKKTLKAFQLKELFRELYTAGTDEVFERGLKKWYYLATHSRIGAIVEAAKTIRRHWDGVMNWIKSRINNGILEGIASLIQAGKRVQGVIRHRRTLKLSRIC; this is encoded by the coding sequence ATGCAAAATAAACTATTCGAGATGGCTCTGGGGATAACCGAGCCGTACTTTGTGAAGGATATCGAATTCGACGCGGACAAGAAGAAGCTCGACATCCACATCGATTTCAGGAAAGGCGCTATGTTCACTATCACCGGAAAGAACGGCGAGGCGGTTCAGGCGAAAGCCTACGACACCGTGGATAAGACGTGGCGGCACCTGAACTTCTTCGAGCACGAATGCTATCTGCACGCGCGGGTGCCGAGGATCAAGTATGACGACGGGATCAAGCAGGTGAAGATGCCGTGGGAGGGCATGTCGAACGGCTTCACGCTACTGTTCGAGGCGCTGCTCTTGCAGTTGTGCATGGGGATGCCGGTGTACAAGGCCTCGAAAATCACAGGCGCGTCGGACGATAAAATCTGGAAAATGCTGGAACGGTATGTTTTGGCATATCTCAAACAGAGCGATTACAGCGATGTCACGGCGGTAGGGATCGACGAAACCTCGCAGAAGAAACATCACGATTACATCACGCTGTTCGTGGATTTGATTCGCCGGAGGACATTGTTTATCGCCGACGGCAAGGGAAGCGGGACGGTCGAGGAGTTTATCTCCATGCTGGAACAGCAGAACGGTAAGGCTGAAAATATCAGTCAGGTGAGCTGCGACATGTCGCCGGCGTTTATCAAGGGTGTGAGGGAGAATTTGCCCGAAGCCGAGGTGACATTTGACAGGTTCCATGTGATGAAGATTATCAACGATGCGGTGGATAGAGTCAGAAGGCTGGAGGTCAGGACCGATCCGAATCTGAAGGGAATGAAATATGTGTTTTTGAAAAACAATGAAAACCTGACGCCGGGCGATTTGGATAAACTCGATAAGATACGTTTTGCCGAATGCGGGAAAAAGACGTTGAAAGCGTTTCAGCTTAAAGAACTGTTCCGCGAACTTTATACGGCTGGAACCGACGAAGTGTTCGAGCGCGGATTGAAGAAATGGTATTATCTTGCGACTCACAGCAGGATCGGGGCGATTGTAGAGGCGGCTAAAACGATCAGAAGACATTGGGACGGCGTGATGAATTGGATCAAAAGTAGAATTAATAATGGGATATTGGAAGGAATTGCGTCGTTGATACAGGCGGGAAAGCGCGTGCAAGGGGTTATTCGTCACAGAAGAACTTTAAAATTATCGCGTATTTGCTGA
- a CDS encoding TolC family protein: MNKFIVILTGVLLSFGAVYPDELDNLIVYGLANSAAGKTISNTLGIGHLSYSEAYLSLLPELSANVSYDSGASSGVQSGQWSGSIAFSESFPHVDSIIQGLVKAGNQLDINKIQAEVDKRSYIDSVIQQFVQLGVNVKQIELLNANIDAQKSSLKVIETKLKNGQEIALNAKKLSNDIMLAAEDLALKSAESVKASAQFAQLVGKSIAAPSWNPDTLDIPQTPGTNSQYQLSLKMKELLLANNSVDIGLAIREHFLPKLSLSFDYGYDMWDNQTSWGVSAGVSFNLFDFFERENKIAQLNYQKANIELAVGNIRAEYEYTLMIMLKKLDVLEKKAAVQKGNVELERELQKLYTYQYQTDQIDYPEYQLRMNSLLQSELTLLQTQADLYLLKKRIQYGIVKI, from the coding sequence ATGAATAAATTTATCGTTATTTTAACAGGCGTCCTTTTATCGTTCGGCGCGGTTTACCCGGACGAACTGGACAACCTGATAGTCTACGGACTCGCGAATTCCGCGGCCGGCAAGACCATTTCGAACACGCTGGGAATCGGCCACCTGAGCTATTCCGAGGCGTACCTGTCGCTTTTACCCGAACTGAGCGCTAATGTGAGCTATGACAGCGGCGCGTCGTCGGGAGTGCAGTCCGGCCAATGGAGCGGGAGTATCGCGTTTTCAGAATCCTTCCCGCATGTGGATTCGATTATTCAGGGGCTTGTCAAGGCCGGAAACCAGCTCGATATCAATAAGATTCAGGCCGAGGTCGATAAACGGAGCTATATCGACAGCGTGATCCAGCAGTTTGTTCAGCTTGGCGTCAATGTGAAGCAGATCGAACTGCTGAACGCCAATATCGACGCGCAGAAAAGCTCCCTCAAGGTGATCGAGACTAAGCTGAAGAACGGGCAGGAGATCGCGCTGAACGCGAAAAAGCTGTCCAACGATATTATGCTCGCGGCCGAGGACCTCGCGTTAAAATCGGCGGAAAGCGTTAAAGCGTCGGCGCAGTTCGCCCAGCTTGTCGGGAAAAGTATCGCCGCCCCGTCATGGAACCCCGACACTCTCGATATACCCCAGACCCCGGGGACGAATTCCCAGTACCAATTGAGTCTCAAGATGAAGGAACTCCTCCTCGCGAATAATTCAGTCGACATCGGCCTCGCGATCCGCGAGCATTTCCTCCCTAAGCTCAGCCTGTCGTTCGACTACGGCTACGATATGTGGGATAACCAGACCTCATGGGGGGTCAGCGCGGGCGTATCGTTCAACCTGTTCGATTTCTTCGAGCGGGAGAATAAAATCGCCCAACTGAACTACCAGAAGGCGAATATCGAGTTGGCTGTGGGGAATATCCGCGCCGAATACGAATACACGCTTATGATTATGCTCAAGAAGCTGGATGTACTGGAGAAGAAGGCCGCGGTACAGAAGGGGAATGTCGAGCTCGAACGGGAGCTCCAGAAGCTCTATACCTACCAGTACCAGACCGACCAGATCGATTACCCGGAGTACCAGCTTCGGATGAATTCTCTCCTGCAGTCCGAGCTGACGTTACTCCAGACCCAAGCGGATTTGTACCTATTGAAGAAACGCATCCAGTACGGGATAGTGAAGATATAA
- a CDS encoding efflux RND transporter periplasmic adaptor subunit, giving the protein MKRSMAVLFCAFLFVSCGGNKTSGGDKQKGDGGGDKQNATIAVTNGSIRNFLEENGEIIPRTIVKVKFNFSGKIDWIYKEEGDKVAAGEKLAKVYPDINQIQMITSAQIAYQKAVAALSKLSNEVAEVTELYQQGMASKSKYDDAVNNYQIGKSELIKARLELESIEGSDSVQSKKGVSVIAPIKGTIISRLVDIGDYVIASSSYQTGTVLFEIADISDVLVEAKINEIDILNIHDGAQVDFSIDALADQSFTGKVFRVFPNPVTENNVKKYKVQIELSKNLPGTIKPGMSVKIKVLTVAKDNVPIIPISSVIRDADKKKDYVLVPSSKVEGKYEISYVTTGAWDLNFIEIKSGLKLGDKIIKKPFEVQESQIITADENSTNKTKGKGGPGGPGGPGGMH; this is encoded by the coding sequence ATGAAGCGAAGTATGGCGGTTCTTTTCTGCGCGTTTTTATTTGTTTCCTGCGGCGGTAATAAAACTTCCGGGGGCGATAAGCAAAAAGGGGACGGCGGCGGGGATAAGCAGAACGCGACGATTGCGGTGACTAACGGTTCGATCAGGAACTTTCTCGAGGAGAACGGGGAAATCATTCCCCGGACGATTGTTAAGGTGAAATTTAATTTTTCGGGTAAAATAGATTGGATTTATAAAGAAGAAGGGGATAAGGTCGCCGCCGGGGAGAAGCTCGCGAAAGTTTATCCCGATATCAACCAGATACAGATGATAACCTCCGCGCAGATTGCCTACCAGAAGGCGGTCGCGGCTTTGTCGAAACTTTCCAACGAGGTCGCGGAAGTCACCGAGCTTTACCAGCAGGGGATGGCGTCCAAATCGAAGTATGACGACGCGGTAAATAACTATCAAATCGGGAAATCGGAACTCATCAAGGCTCGCCTCGAACTGGAGTCTATCGAGGGAAGCGACTCGGTGCAGAGCAAGAAGGGGGTCAGCGTGATCGCGCCTATCAAGGGTACGATTATCAGCCGTCTCGTGGACATCGGCGATTATGTGATCGCGTCCTCCAGCTACCAGACCGGAACGGTACTTTTCGAGATCGCGGATATTTCCGACGTTCTAGTGGAGGCGAAGATCAATGAAATCGATATCCTGAATATCCATGACGGCGCGCAGGTGGATTTTTCTATCGACGCGCTTGCCGACCAGAGCTTTACAGGGAAAGTTTTCCGCGTCTTCCCAAATCCGGTGACTGAAAACAATGTGAAAAAGTATAAAGTACAGATAGAGCTCAGCAAGAATCTTCCCGGTACGATCAAGCCCGGGATGTCGGTAAAAATCAAAGTTTTGACGGTAGCGAAGGATAATGTGCCGATTATACCGATCTCGTCGGTAATCCGCGACGCCGATAAAAAGAAGGACTATGTGCTCGTGCCCAGTTCCAAGGTCGAAGGAAAATATGAAATTTCCTATGTGACTACCGGAGCATGGGATTTGAACTTTATCGAGATCAAGAGCGGACTGAAACTCGGCGATAAAATCATAAAAAAACCGTTCGAGGTGCAGGAAAGCCAGATCATCACGGCTGATGAAAATAGTACGAATAAAACCAAGGGCAAAGGCGGTCCCGGCGGCCCGGGTGGTCCCGGCGGAATGCATTAA
- a CDS encoding P13 family porin, giving the protein MKQFLVSVLLVAVFASIGFSAGKAEIQLQLQEKTFLNPGGVEIIASMVGDLTMEDKMLMYTSYKKDDAAVGFVLNFLLPGIGIGNYVIGDTSGGTITLVGSLVSWAAYVVGMNLILSSPQVGVVVAYTGLGGACFFMIRGLVSPFTYVGNYNDQLKKSLLLTPMTAMVNDDVFHVDLYSISF; this is encoded by the coding sequence ATGAAGCAGTTTCTCGTATCTGTCTTATTGGTTGCCGTTTTCGCCTCGATCGGTTTCTCGGCCGGCAAGGCAGAAATCCAGTTACAGTTACAGGAAAAAACGTTCCTTAATCCGGGTGGTGTGGAGATTATTGCCTCTATGGTGGGCGATCTCACGATGGAAGACAAGATGCTGATGTATACATCGTACAAGAAAGATGACGCCGCAGTGGGTTTTGTCCTCAATTTCCTGCTCCCCGGCATAGGTATTGGAAACTATGTGATCGGCGATACTTCGGGCGGAACGATTACTCTGGTAGGTTCCCTTGTTTCATGGGCCGCTTATGTGGTCGGAATGAACTTGATACTCTCATCCCCACAAGTTGGCGTAGTGGTTGCCTATACCGGTTTAGGCGGGGCGTGCTTCTTCATGATTCGCGGCCTGGTCAGCCCGTTTACCTATGTGGGAAACTATAACGACCAGTTAAAGAAATCGTTACTGTTGACCCCGATGACCGCTATGGTTAACGACGATGTTTTCCATGTAGATTTATACTCGATCAGTTTTTAA
- a CDS encoding ABC transporter ATP-binding protein, whose amino-acid sequence MESIRVYNLNKTYGQNDEKIKVQALRSITLTLETNKIYAIMGHSGSGKSTLMHILGLLDRPTSGQYFLNNRDVSKLSDRQQAHIRNREIGFVFQAYNLLPRYSVYKNVEMPMTYSTVAGADRKKRINRLLEQVGLGHRIHHKPNELSGGERQRVAIARALVMNPTVILADEPTGNLDTKTEKEIMALLTDLKDESRTIVLVTHEMEIAEYADAVIKIRDGEVIE is encoded by the coding sequence ATGGAAAGCATACGTGTTTACAATCTCAATAAAACCTACGGGCAGAACGACGAGAAGATAAAAGTACAGGCGTTGAGGAGTATTACCCTGACGCTCGAGACCAACAAAATCTACGCGATTATGGGGCACTCCGGCTCCGGGAAATCCACCCTCATGCATATTCTCGGCCTTCTCGACCGTCCCACGTCGGGACAGTACTTCCTGAACAACCGCGACGTATCCAAGTTGTCGGACAGACAGCAGGCGCATATCCGTAACCGTGAAATCGGGTTTGTTTTTCAGGCTTATAATCTCCTGCCGAGGTATTCGGTGTATAAAAATGTAGAGATGCCGATGACTTATTCCACGGTGGCGGGAGCGGACAGGAAGAAACGGATCAACCGGCTTCTGGAGCAGGTGGGGCTTGGGCATCGGATACATCATAAGCCCAACGAGCTTTCCGGCGGAGAGCGTCAGAGGGTCGCGATAGCCCGTGCGCTCGTGATGAACCCCACAGTGATACTTGCCGACGAACCGACCGGAAACCTCGATACCAAGACCGAGAAGGAAATTATGGCGCTCCTGACAGACCTGAAAGACGAGAGCAGGACGATTGTTCTGGTTACCCATGAAATGGAAATCGCGGAGTATGCGGACGCGGTTATCAAGATTCGCGACGGGGAGGTGATCGAATGA